The proteins below are encoded in one region of Amycolatopsis magusensis:
- a CDS encoding nitroreductase family protein, with protein MKDAETSVPVHDLIRRRWSPRALDETAVVTRAQLTALLEAARWAPSYGNTQPARYLVGFRGDKTFEGILGTLNSGNQSWAHRAGALLIGAVVTANDKGDIPYAEYGLGLASENLVLQAIAEGLVAHQMAGFNPHLVRREFDLPDDVTPLVAIAVGTLGDPSQLEERRRDRETAARRRVPLSEFAFTETWGQAF; from the coding sequence ATGAAGGACGCCGAGACGAGTGTGCCGGTCCACGACCTGATCCGGCGGCGGTGGAGCCCGCGGGCGCTGGACGAGACGGCCGTGGTGACCAGGGCGCAGCTGACCGCCCTGCTCGAGGCGGCGCGCTGGGCGCCGTCCTACGGCAACACCCAGCCCGCCCGGTACCTGGTCGGCTTTCGCGGGGACAAGACGTTCGAGGGCATCCTCGGCACGCTGAACTCGGGGAACCAGTCGTGGGCGCACCGCGCGGGGGCGTTGCTGATCGGCGCCGTGGTGACCGCGAACGACAAGGGCGACATCCCGTACGCCGAGTACGGACTGGGCCTGGCGAGCGAGAACCTGGTGCTGCAGGCGATCGCGGAAGGCCTGGTCGCGCACCAGATGGCCGGCTTCAACCCCCACCTGGTGCGGCGCGAGTTCGACCTGCCGGACGACGTGACTCCCCTGGTCGCCATCGCCGTCGGCACCTTGGGTGACCCGTCTCAACTGGAGGAGCGGCGCCGGGACCGCGAGACAGCCGCGAGGCGACGGGTGCCGCTGTCGGAATTCGCCTTCACCGAGACCTGGGGCCAGGCGTTCTAG